The proteins below come from a single Mustela erminea isolate mMusErm1 chromosome 14, mMusErm1.Pri, whole genome shotgun sequence genomic window:
- the LOC116572808 gene encoding LOW QUALITY PROTEIN: nucleoside diphosphate kinase A-like (The sequence of the model RefSeq protein was modified relative to this genomic sequence to represent the inferred CDS: deleted 2 bases in 1 codon; substituted 2 bases at 2 genomic stop codons) has protein sequence MATIERTFTAIKPDGVQCSLIGEVIKHFQQKEFLYLIAMKVFQASEDSQRLHXPDXLSMTIIDLKDYVFFAGLVKHMQSRPVVAIV, from the exons ACTTTCACTGCCATCAAGCCTGATGGGGTCCAATGCAGCCTCATAGGAGAGGTCATCAAGCATTTTCAGCAAAAAGAATTTCTTTACCTTATTGCTATGAAAGTATTTCAGGCTTCTGAAGAC TCTCAACGTCTTCATTGACCTGATTGACTTTCAATGACCATCATTGACCTGAAGGACTATGTATTTTTTGCTGGCCTTGTAAAACACATGCAATCAAGGCCTGTGGTTGCCATAGTCTAA